ATTAGCATCATTAATTGCTGTTAATGCTTTTTCTTTATCAGCATTTACTTTAGCAATTGCCGCTGCTTTTTCTTCATCAGTAGCGTTTGGCGTTGAGTTGATTGCTGCAATTTTCTCAGTTGCTGCGGTGTTTACTGCATCAATTGCTGGCTGTTTGTCTAGTTTTACTACTTCTGTTAGAGTTAACTTATCTGTAGAACCATCTTTATAAGTAACTACAATTTTATCGCCTTCTTTAGTTATAGATTTAATATATTGTGAAGCATTTTCTACTAATGATCCATTTTTATCTTTTAATCTTTCATCATCAGCAGTATTGTATTGAATCTTAATGTTATTTTTAATTTTTTCAAAATCATCATTTGATAAATTGTTAATGTCAGATACTGCTATTTTATTAGCTTCTTCTGTTTGTCCTTGAATATCATATTTCTGAGTTTGTTCACGAACTACTAGTTTGAACCATCCTTCTGGCACTTGGTCTACTGTCTTACCTGAATCACTATTACCATTAGGGTCAGAGAATGTTGCACCTTCTAAATCTTCTGCAACTAAGTATCTTGTCATTAAGTTACCTTTAAAGTTTGGTTGACCTGATACTGACACTGTTCCTGTAATCGTTACTTTTGCTGGATTAGTTTCAGTTGCTTCAATTCCTGTTTCATTTCTTTGGTAACCTGTTGTTAATCCATATTGATCTCTTATTCTACCGCCGGCAGCACCTGGAGCATCATTTCCTCTACCACCTTCAGCAATACGAATATCTTTAATTTTTCCGGAATCATCAGTTGCTGATAATTCTATATTTGTTTCTTCGCCTTTATAAACATAGATTTCTTTTGTAGCTGGATTAGAGAACGGGATAATTCCTTTCGGTCTTACATTTAAAACTTTACTTTTTTCAATTGTATCTACAGAACCATCTTTATATGTTACAACAAGCTTAGAAGGGTCAGTTGTCGATACTGCAACAGTATCAATTAATGAAGTAGGATTAGTAACTGCTGTACCTTTTAGACTTGCAAGTCGTTCGTCATCATTTGTTGAAGAATACTCTAATTTCAATCTTGACTTAATCGTTGCTAAATCTGTTGCTGTAATATTATCAATATCATTAACAGTTATACGTGTAGAATCAGTTAAATCCTTAATATCATACTTAGATGTTTGATCTTTAACGACAAACCGAATATATCCTGGTTTAGATTTTGCATCAGGATCAATATCTAAAGCATTAAAGTTACGATCTGCTGGCATTGAACTAAAGTTATCATTGTCATTAGCAACAACATAACTTGTCCATTGTTTACCCGCATCCAGATTGGTTTCACCTGTCATTGTAATGGTTGCTTCCTGTTTATTATCAGAAATTGTACCCTTACCAGTAACAACACCATTATCAATCTTACCTGTTGTGAATCCAAAAGCTTCAGTATTATTCCAGTTAACATCTCCAGGTCCACGCAAGTACATATCTTTTACAGTAGTATCATCATTCGCTGTGAATGTTAAATCCGTATTTTCACCCTTATAAACATAAACTTGTTTCTCTGCTTGGTTTGAATATGGCACTTTTACTGTAGGTATAGGATTATTGCGTAAAACACTCGTTAAAGCAACAGAATCTCTTGAGCCGTCTTTATAAGTAACAACAATCTGATCTGCTTGTTTCGTTACAGTGTCAATGTAGTTCGAAGCATTTTCTACTAATTTACCGTTTTTATCAAGCAATCTTGCATCGTCTGCTGTATTATAAGTAATTTTTATATTATTTTTAATTTTCTCAAAATCAGCTTGAGAAAGATTGTTTACATCGGCAACAGCAATCTTACCAGCTTCATTTGTTTGTACTTGAATATCATATTTTTGAGTTTGTTCACGAACCCATAACTTAAAGTAGCCTTCTGGTAGTGGATTCGCATTTTCCTGATTTCCACTAGGTTCTGAGAATACTGCCCCATCTAAATCTTCAGCGACTAGATAACGTGTCACTAACTTACCTGTATAAGTTGGTCGATTTGGCACTGATACTGTCCCTGTAATCGTTACCTTAGCAGGATTATCTTGTGTCGCTACAATTCCTTCAGTTTCATTTCTCTGAGATGAGAACGTTAGTCCATACTGATTATTTATTCTACCGCCAGCAGCCCCAGCAGCATCAATTCCTCTTGAACCCTCAGCTATACGAATGTCCTTAAGTTTTCCAGAATCATCTGTTGCTGATAATTCAATGTTTGTTTCTTCACCTTTATAAACATAAATATCTTTTGCAGTCGCATTAGAGAATGGAATATTCCCAACTGGTTTCTTATTCGTAACAGCTTCTGTACGGAAAGCATTATCTCGATCTAACGCTTTTCCATTACGTGAATCATTAGAACCTGTATTTTCAATTGAGTTAGAATCAGATTTTTTCTCTGTATTTTCTGCTTTTTTACCAACAGTTTCTTTACCATTTGTAGTATCTACTACTGGTGTTTCTTTTTTCTCTACAGGTTTATTTTGCAATTTTGAGCTTACTACAGTGACAAATTTGTTATAAGCTGCTTTTAGTTCATCTTGGCTAGTTGCAGAAGCAAGGACAGATTTGGCAGAAGCTAATTCAGAATTTAAAAGAGCGATGCTCTCCTCAGTCTTATTAGCGTATTTACCCGCTGAAATTTTCTCTTCAATTTCAGCGATATAGCTTTTCAATTGAGTCTTATCCAAAACAACTTCTTTAGTTGGAACATCAGCTGTTTTTGGTTCTTGGATTTCATCGGCTTGAACAGACACCGCTCCATTACCCAAAAACATGAAAAGTGCAGCAACTGCTACGCTAGCTGCTCCAAAACTGTATTTACGAATTGAGTAACGCGTGACTTTTTCACGGCGTAAACGTTCAGAACGACTCATAGATGGTTTATTTCCCATTATCTTCTCCTCGAAAATTTATTTAGTTTAGTATCCATACAAAATACTTGCTGTTACTAAGAACAGCATGCAATTCTAATATGATTACTTATACATACTATTTTACTGTATTTTTTATTTATATTCAACTGATTAGACTTAAATTTTTACAAAAAAAAAAAAGTATTTCGCGAAAGTAGACAATTTTATGACATCTGCGCAATGTATTTTTATACATGTTATTGCAAGTTATTTGATAGATGGACCCATCGTTGGAATTAACCTATTTGTTGTAAAAAATAATACTATTAATCACAGCAAAACTCTCCGTTTGAAAGTTACTTATAAAAACATGTTTAGTTCAATTCAGACATATTAATTTTAGTATTGATTACACTACTAAATTCAGCTAACTAAAAAACTATCTACTTTCATATCTGCTAATTTCCCTGTCATTCTGACAGATAATGGTGAAGACTTTGCCAGGGTTGATGACATCGAAATGGATGTTCGAGGAGAGAGTAGACTCTTCTTTTGTGACCCTAATCGCTCTGACCAGAAAGGCAGAATTGAGAAAAATCACACGCTGATTCGAGATATTCTACCAAAGGGAACTTCTTTTGACAACTTAACTCAAGAGGACATCAATCTCGTTTGTTCGCATGTCAACAGTGTCAAACCCGCTGCTTTGAATGGAAAGTCAGCCCATGAACTCCTTGCTTTTACTTACGGAGAAGAGATTCCTAAGCTTCTTGGTATTTCGAAAATACCTGCAGAAGAAATCTGTCAGTCGTCTACATTACTCCAACATAAGTTCTAAAAATTAACCTTCAACCCCATTCAAACGTCTCACACTAACTTCCACCATAGCGGAACTTAATCTGAAACACTTTCAGATGAGGAGATTTTGTGCGCTCTTCCATGTTCTTTGAGTATTAAATTTCCACTTGATTCCCTGAACCAAGCCACTGTTTTCTAATTCAGCCATAATAGTTATGACCTCAACAATATCAACTTCCATTTCACGTATTAAAAATGAAATGACAATATAGCGTGGTGATTGTAATTCTGTTATTATTTTCCCTCCTGAAAATAAAAAAAGTCTGGGACAATAGTCTCAGACTCCTTTTTTCTTATAGTCTATTTCCGACATTAATCCGGTTAATGGCACGTTGCAAAGCAATCTTAGCACGACGTTCTTGGTCAATCAAGTGTTTGTCTTGTGCTTCTTCAATTTCACGCTCTGCTCGAAGTTTGGCACGTTCTGCACGACTGATATCGATATCTCGAGCACGTTCTGCAGAGTCAGCAACGATTGTGATGGTATCATTGGCAATTTCAATAACGCCTCCGTTTACTGCAATCCAGTTCACGTGTTCTTCATCATCAATACGTTTTACCTTTACTTCATCAACTGCTAAAACCGCAATCATATTTTCATGTCGTGGCAAGATCCCCATCTCACCATCCAGAGTTCGAACCGATACATAGCTGGCATGGTGATCATAGACGAGACCATCTGGTGTCACGATCTGGACAGTTAACTGAGCCATAGATCACCTCTTAAAATCCCATTTTTTCAGCTTTTGCAATTACATCTTCGATAGAACCTACACCACGGAAGGCATCTTCTGGCAAGTGGTCATGTTTACCATCAAGGATTTCCTTAAAGCCACGTACAGTTTCAGCAACTGGAACATAAGAACCAGGCTGACCAGTAAATTGTTCCGCAACGTTGAAGTTTTGTGACAAGAAGAACTGGATACGACGGGCACGAGCAACCAAAGTCTTTTCTTCATCAGAAAGCTCATCCATACCAAGGATAGCAATGATATCTTGCAACTCATGGTAACGTTGAAGGACACGTTTTACTTCAGCAGCAACTGCATAGTGCTCTTCTCCAACGATTTCAGGTGCCAAGGCACGTGAGCTTGAAGCAAGTGGATCAACGGCTGGGTAGATACCCAATTGTACCAACTTACGTTCCAAGTTGGTTGTTGAATCCAAGTGAGCGAAAGCTGTTGCTGGCGCTGGGTCAGTATAGTCATCCGCTGGCACATAGATAGCCTGGATAGAGGTTACAGACCCCTTCTTGGTTGATGTGATACGCTCTTGCAATTGACCCATTTCCGTAGCAAGTGTTGGTTGGTAACCAACGGCTGATGGCATACGACCCAAAAGGGCAGATACTTCTGAACCAGCCTGAGTGAAACGGAAGATATTATCGATAAAGAGAAGCACGTCTTGGCCTTCTACATCACGGAAGTATTCAGCGATTGTCAAACCAGTAAGGGCAACACGCATACGTGCTCCAGGTGGCTCATTCATCTGACCAAATACCATGGCTGTTTTCTCGATAACGCCTGATTCTTTCATTTCCCAGTAAAGGTCGTTCCCTTCACGAGTACGTTCCCCAACACCGGTAAATACTGAAATACCACCGTGTTCTTGGGCAATGTTGTGAATCAATTCTTGAATTAAGACGGTTTTACCAACTCCGGCACCACCGAAAAGTCCAACTTTACCACCTTTAAGGTAAGGGGCAAGAAGGTCGATAACCTTAATCCCTGTTTCAAGGATTTCAGAAGAGGTAGACAACTCATCAAAAGTTGGAGCTTTTTTATGAATTGGCTGACGCTCTGCATCTTCTGTAAAAGGAGCTTCCAAGTCAATGGTATCTCCCAAAACATTGAAGACACGTCCCAAAGTTTCTTTACCTACTGGCACAGAGATTGGACGACCTGTGTCCAATACTTCCATTCCACGAGTCAAACCATCTGTTGATTCCATGGCGATAGTACGGACCATACCATCTCCCAACTCCAAGGCTACTTCAAGGACGATTTTTGTTTTTCTTTCGTCATTTTTGTAGACGACAAGTGCATTGTTAATCTCAGGAAGTTCTTCCCCTGCTGCAAACAAGACGTCTACAACGGGACCGATAACCTGAGCAATTTTACCTGAACTCATCTCCTTCTCCTATTCTATATAAGATACTGTCGGTTCCTAGCTCAACTAGGTCCTAAGTTCATTTTCATACGAGCTGGACTAGTGCCTATTCTAAGGCACTAGCTCCTGCTACGATTTCTGTAATTTCTTGTGTAATCGCCGCCTGTCTGGCACGGTTATACTGAATTGTCAAATCATTAATGACTTTCTTAGCATTATCTGTCGCTGTTTGCATGGCTGTCATACCCGCAGCATTTTCAGCTGTCTTAGCATCGATAATAGCACCATAAATCATACTTTCTGCAAACTGAGGCAACAACTGCTCCAAAATTTCTTCTCGGCTAGTTTCCAATTCAAAGGTCAAGCTGTAACTGTCATCCGCTTCATTTGGATCTAAGTCAACAATCGGAAGCATTTGTTCCACACGCATTTGACTGGTTAGCGTATTGACATGGTGGTTGTAGCAGACATAAAGCTCATCAAAGAGCTCATTTTGATACATTTCAACAGTTTTTGAAATAATCTTACGAACTTCATCAAAACTTGGTTGATCTGCCAAGCCACGTAGTTCATAAAGTGGTTGAATACCGCGAGCTTTAAAGAAATCAGCTCCCATTCCACCGATACAGATCATTTCAAATCCTTTACCATCTGGATGGTATTCTTCTTTTAACTCCATAACGGCTTTCAAAATAGAAGAATTATACCCTCCAACCAAACCGCGGTCTGAAGTAATGACGATATAGCCAGTCTTCTTAACTGGACGGCTAATCAACATCGGATTGGTTGAACCACCAGCTCCATTACCATGTAGGATATCTGTCAAAAGTTTACGAACCTTCTGAGCGTAAACTTGGAAGTTACGAGCAGCTTCTTCAGAGCGACCAAGCTTAGCAGCTGATACCATTTGCATGGCATTAGTGATTTGACTCGTATTTTTTGTTGAGGCGATTTTTGTTTTAATATCATTTAGAGATACTGCCATCTGACACCTCTATTCTTATTGGAAGCTGGTTTGATTGAGAAACTCTGTAATCGCAGCATCCAAGACTTCTTCTTCTGGCAAGTCTTTTGTATCACGAATGGTTTCCAAAATCTCTGGATGTTGAGCATCAAAGAAGGCATGGAACTCTTCCTCGAAACGAACAATATCATCTACTGGAACAGTGTCCAAGAAACCATGTGTCAAAGCATAGAGAATGGTTACTTGTTTCTCAACAGGCAATGGTTTGTGAACAGGTTGTTTCAAGACTTCAACTGTACGACGTCCACGGTTCAACTTAGCCTGTGTTGCTGCATCCAAGTCAGAACCGAACTTAGTGAAGGCTTCCAACTCACGGTATGAAGCAAGGTCGATACGAAGTGTACCAGCAACCTTCTTCATGGCTTTGATTTGTGCAGAACCACCTACACGTGATACAGATGAACCCGCATCGATGGCTGGACGAATACCCGCATTGAAGAGACCATCACCGAGGAAGATTTGTCCATCAGTGATAGAAATCACGTTGGTTGCGATATAGGCAGAGATATCTCCTGCTTGTGTCTCGATAAATGGTAGGGCTGTAATTGATCCACCACCAAGTTCATCAGAAACTTTAGCTGAGCGCTCAAGCAAACGGCTGTGAAGATAGAAAACATCCCCTGGGAAAGCTTCACGACCTGGAGGACGACGAAGCAAGAGTGACAGTTCACGATAAGCTACCGCTTGTTTTGATAAATCATCATAAACAATCAAAACATGCTTCCCTTGGTACATAAATTCTTCTGCCATGGCAACCCCAGCATAAGGAGCTAGGAAAAGCAATGGAGATGGTTGTGAAGCAGAAGCAGTCACTACGATTGTGTAGTCCAAGGCACCATACTGACGAAGTGTTTCTACTTGCGTACGAACTGTTGATTCTTTCTGTCCAATCGCGACATAGATACAAATCATATCTTGACCTTTTTGGTTCAAGATTGTGTCAATCGCAATAGTTGTTTTCCCTGTCTGACGGTCACCGATAATCAACTCACGTTGACCACGACCAATCGGTACAAGGGCGTCAATAGCTTTCAAACCAGTCTGCAATGGTTCTGATACAGATTTACGTTGCATAACACCAGGAGCTGGCGCTTCAACTGGACGAGTTTTATCAGTGTGGATTTCTCCAAGACCGTCAACTGGACGGCCAAGTGGGTCCACAACACGACCAATCAGACTTTCACCTACTGGGACTTCCATGATTTTACCTGTACGGCGGATTGTATCGCCTTCACGGATATCTGTAAAGTCACCTAGGATGATAATACCAACGTCTGTTGACTCCAAGTTTTGAGCCATCCCATAAGAGCCGTTTTCAAAAATCAACAACTCTCCACTCATGGCATTTTCAAGGCCGTGAGCACGCGCGATACCGTCCCCGATATAGGTTACAACACCTGTTTCAGTCACATCAAAATTGGGTTTGAAATTTTCAATTTGTTGCTTAATTAAAGCGCTGATTTCTTGTGCGTTAATTGCCAAAAGAACACCACTTTCTATTTCAAATTTTCTTTAACAACTTTAAGTTGTTGTTTAATACTCACATCAATTGTCTTGTGATTGGCAAAAATGACAAAACCACCAATGAGACTTTCATCGATTTGTTCTTTTACACTCCTTACTTTCAGAGACATTTTTTTCTCAATCAAAGGGAGCAAACGACTCTTTTGTTCATCAGTTAAAGGATGAGCTGAAGTAATCGTCACTTCAAATCGATTTGTTTCTTTTTCAAGTCGGTTCAAGCAATCTACAAGCACATCATAAAAAAGATTTGCTCTGTGATTGTAGATAAGAACCTGGATCAAGTTTTGCAATAAAGGTGACACAGAGTCTTGGAAGAAAGCAATTATTTTTTCCTTGTCAGACTCGTCTACTGCCACTTTTTTTAAAAAAGAAGGTAAACCTGTTTCTTCAGCAACTTGCTTGATTTGAGCTAAGTCTGAAAAGATATGATCTTCTTCCCCTTTTTCTAAAACCAATTGGACAAAAGGCATGCTGTATTTTTCAATTACCTTTACTGTTTTCTTGTCCATTAAGCTTCTCCTAGCTGATCGATATACTGATCAATGAGTTCTTTATGGGCATGACCGTCAAGGTTTTGTGAGATGATTTTACCAGCCAAGCTGATTGTCAAATCTGCTACCTCACCCTTAACGCTTTGTAAAGCTTCAGCTTTATTTTGAGCAATTTCTTGGTTCGCTTTTTCTTTTAAGCGTCCTGCTTCTAGTTTAGCATCTGCTAAAATACTAGCTTTACTTTTCTCAGCTGTTTCTTTCGCATTCTCAATGATTGTCTTAGCTTCTTTACGGCTACCAGCCAATTCATCTTCGCGTTTTTGAGCCAATACTTCCGCTTTTTGACGTGCTTCTTCAGCTCTGTCAATATCTGAAGCAATTTTTTCAGCTCTTTCTTCGAAAATGCCTGTAATATTAGACCATGCAAATTTTTTAATCAAGACTAGCAAAAGGATAAAAGAGCCAGCGATTAAAATAAAATTACCAATTAATTCACCTACTGTTACGTGCATCAGTTACTCCTTTCTACTCTTCATCATTAATTTTATTTCCTAGGTACATAGAGGACAATAGTGTAAAGACATAGGCCTGTACACAAGAAATGAACACGGAAAATGCAGTCCAAACTAAGTTTGTTCCAAATGCGATTGGATACCAAAAAATAGCCTGATGTGAAAGTAAGAGAAGCAAACTTGTCATTACTTCACCTGCAAAGATATTCCCAAAAATCCGCAAAGCAAGAGAAAGGAAATTCGTGACTTCTTCAAGTAGATTCATCGGTGTCATAAATGCAGGAGTTACAAAACCTTTTAGGTATTGTTTAATCCCACGGCGACGAATCCCCTCAATGTGCGCCATCAAAATAATACAGAAAGACAAGACAAGGTCAAATGAAAGATTTGCAGTTGGCGATGTCCAAAGGTTTGTCCCATCTGTTGTTTGAAGTTTAGCCATCAAACCAAGATTATTGGCGATGACCATAAAAAGAAATAAACATAAGTAAAAGAGTGAGTAATCTTTTATGTAGTGGGAACCAAGGTTAGGTTCTGTAAATCCAATTACAAAATCATAGAGATACTCTAGTACATTTTGTTTACCTTTGGGTTTCAACGTCATATTACGACTTGCCCAATAGATAAATGCAAAAATCAGAAACACAGACAGCAAAGTCAAGGCTGTCAAAGTTAAATCAAAGGTAACAGGACCAATATTGATGGTTGGATTGATACTTTCTTCCATCTAACATTCTCCCTTCTCCAATTTATATTTCGTTATTTAATAATAAATGAGAAGACAAGAGTTACGAAGAAAGTTCCTTCAATAAAGGCAACCCCTAAAAACATCAAACTACGAAACTCAGCGATAATATCTGGTTGGCGAGCTACTGATTTCAACAAACCATTCATCAACATACCCTCACCAAGAGATACACCCATACAGGCAAGACATAGACCGAAAAATGTTAAATTCATGACGAATTCTCCTTTTAATTAAAATTTACTTACTTAGTTTAGTCCTAAAAATTGGATTTGTCAACTTTTTACTAACATTGAAAGCGTTTAATGAAAATTATTTATAATTTTACTATTTTTGAGTCTATTGTATAGAAAACTTTGTAAAAAACTTGTTATAAATTCGTCCATTATCTAAGTCTTTCTGAAAAATATTGAAAAAATCCGAGATGAAATCTCGGATGGAAATTGATATATTTTCTTTGACTTCTTTTAGTGAGCAGGATTAAAGGGAAAGCAACTAGAAATCTTTCATCTCCTGCTTGCTTATTAAGCACGAACTGTGACACTGGTTCCATCTTCCTTATAAAGATTGATAAGACCTTCTTTGAGAGCTCGAACCATATCTCCAGCTTGAACAGGTTGGGGGACTTTGATTGTCAAG
This portion of the Streptococcus mitis B6 genome encodes:
- a CDS encoding F0F1 ATP synthase subunit epsilon, translated to MAQLTVQIVTPDGLVYDHHASYVSVRTLDGEMGILPRHENMIAVLAVDEVKVKRIDDEEHVNWIAVNGGVIEIANDTITIVADSAERARDIDISRAERAKLRAEREIEEAQDKHLIDQERRAKIALQRAINRINVGNRL
- a CDS encoding F0F1 ATP synthase subunit C → MNLTFFGLCLACMGVSLGEGMLMNGLLKSVARQPDIIAEFRSLMFLGVAFIEGTFFVTLVFSFIIK
- the atpA gene encoding F0F1 ATP synthase subunit alpha, which translates into the protein MAINAQEISALIKQQIENFKPNFDVTETGVVTYIGDGIARAHGLENAMSGELLIFENGSYGMAQNLESTDVGIIILGDFTDIREGDTIRRTGKIMEVPVGESLIGRVVDPLGRPVDGLGEIHTDKTRPVEAPAPGVMQRKSVSEPLQTGLKAIDALVPIGRGQRELIIGDRQTGKTTIAIDTILNQKGQDMICIYVAIGQKESTVRTQVETLRQYGALDYTIVVTASASQPSPLLFLAPYAGVAMAEEFMYQGKHVLIVYDDLSKQAVAYRELSLLLRRPPGREAFPGDVFYLHSRLLERSAKVSDELGGGSITALPFIETQAGDISAYIATNVISITDGQIFLGDGLFNAGIRPAIDAGSSVSRVGGSAQIKAMKKVAGTLRIDLASYRELEAFTKFGSDLDAATQAKLNRGRRTVEVLKQPVHKPLPVEKQVTILYALTHGFLDTVPVDDIVRFEEEFHAFFDAQHPEILETIRDTKDLPEEEVLDAAITEFLNQTSFQ
- the atpD gene encoding F0F1 ATP synthase subunit beta; amino-acid sequence: MSSGKIAQVIGPVVDVLFAAGEELPEINNALVVYKNDERKTKIVLEVALELGDGMVRTIAMESTDGLTRGMEVLDTGRPISVPVGKETLGRVFNVLGDTIDLEAPFTEDAERQPIHKKAPTFDELSTSSEILETGIKVIDLLAPYLKGGKVGLFGGAGVGKTVLIQELIHNIAQEHGGISVFTGVGERTREGNDLYWEMKESGVIEKTAMVFGQMNEPPGARMRVALTGLTIAEYFRDVEGQDVLLFIDNIFRFTQAGSEVSALLGRMPSAVGYQPTLATEMGQLQERITSTKKGSVTSIQAIYVPADDYTDPAPATAFAHLDSTTNLERKLVQLGIYPAVDPLASSSRALAPEIVGEEHYAVAAEVKRVLQRYHELQDIIAILGMDELSDEEKTLVARARRIQFFLSQNFNVAEQFTGQPGSYVPVAETVRGFKEILDGKHDHLPEDAFRGVGSIEDVIAKAEKMGF
- the atpF gene encoding F0F1 ATP synthase subunit B, whose protein sequence is MHVTVGELIGNFILIAGSFILLLVLIKKFAWSNITGIFEERAEKIASDIDRAEEARQKAEVLAQKREDELAGSRKEAKTIIENAKETAEKSKASILADAKLEAGRLKEKANQEIAQNKAEALQSVKGEVADLTISLAGKIISQNLDGHAHKELIDQYIDQLGEA
- a CDS encoding F0F1 ATP synthase subunit gamma, producing MAVSLNDIKTKIASTKNTSQITNAMQMVSAAKLGRSEEAARNFQVYAQKVRKLLTDILHGNGAGGSTNPMLISRPVKKTGYIVITSDRGLVGGYNSSILKAVMELKEEYHPDGKGFEMICIGGMGADFFKARGIQPLYELRGLADQPSFDEVRKIISKTVEMYQNELFDELYVCYNHHVNTLTSQMRVEQMLPIVDLDPNEADDSYSLTFELETSREEILEQLLPQFAESMIYGAIIDAKTAENAAGMTAMQTATDNAKKVINDLTIQYNRARQAAITQEITEIVAGASALE
- the atpB gene encoding F0F1 ATP synthase subunit A — protein: MEESINPTINIGPVTFDLTLTALTLLSVFLIFAFIYWASRNMTLKPKGKQNVLEYLYDFVIGFTEPNLGSHYIKDYSLFYLCLFLFMVIANNLGLMAKLQTTDGTNLWTSPTANLSFDLVLSFCIILMAHIEGIRRRGIKQYLKGFVTPAFMTPMNLLEEVTNFLSLALRIFGNIFAGEVMTSLLLLLSHQAIFWYPIAFGTNLVWTAFSVFISCVQAYVFTLLSSMYLGNKINDEE
- a CDS encoding F0F1 ATP synthase subunit delta, encoding MDKKTVKVIEKYSMPFVQLVLEKGEEDHIFSDLAQIKQVAEETGLPSFLKKVAVDESDKEKIIAFFQDSVSPLLQNLIQVLIYNHRANLFYDVLVDCLNRLEKETNRFEVTITSAHPLTDEQKSRLLPLIEKKMSLKVRSVKEQIDESLIGGFVIFANHKTIDVSIKQQLKVVKENLK